The following proteins are co-located in the Psilocybe cubensis strain MGC-MH-2018 chromosome 5, whole genome shotgun sequence genome:
- a CDS encoding N-glycosidase YbiA codes for MQTRQTITIVTSPSVNTRALPPIGGLTSPTATKGPVYRVEERSRTIYVSSDVDPSQWDTHSLNTMFTLAETSENGQEGTTEPIRRTHSYVDSHIIITEDVPDQVDEPRITSPRVSVYRSRRPVIRGAGTLSPPLPEIPKRSSPVKTSPARQRILFYHKHDPHYGFTNFSPHPVIYNGKKYPTSEHLFQSFKFQQHRPNLAEHIRTCSERPSVAFSEARRFQPEVRPDWKQVNIEKMDETLFYKFTQHADLQAELLATGDAELIEDSDKDAFWGVGADRKGRNELGKCLERLRAKLRGNGC; via the exons ATGCAAACGCGCCAAACCATTACCATTGTTACGTCTCCCTCGGTCAATACTAGGGCCCTTCCACCCATTGGTGGGCTCACATCTCCTACTGCAACGAAAGGGCCTGTCTACCGGGTTGAAGAACGAAGCAGAACAATCTATGTCTCTTCTGACGTTGACCCATCTCAATGGGATACCCATAGCTTGAATACCATGTTCACCCTAGCAGAAACCTCTGAAAATGGCCAAGAAGGCACTACAGAGCCCATCCGTCGGACCCATTCTTACGTCGACAGTCATATCATCATTACCGAAGATGTTCCTGATCAGGTTGACGAGCCACGGATAACTTCGCCTAGAGTGAGCGTGTATCGCTCTCGTCGACCAGTTATAAGGGGTGCGGGAACGCTCTCTCCCCCTCTTCCTGAAATTCCAAAACGCTCTTCGCCTGTCAAGACTTCACCCGCTCGTCAGCGTATCCTGTTTTACCACAAGCATGACCCACACTATGGCTTCACGAACTTTTCCCCTCATCCTGTTATCTATAACGGGAAGAAGTACCCTACCAGCGAACACCTCTTTCAATCCTTCAAG TTCCAACAGCACCGACCAAACCTCGCTGAGCATATCCGAACATGTTCGGAGCGACCAAGTGTTGCATTTTCTGAAGCTCGTCGCTTCCAACCTGAAGTGAGACCTGACTGGAAGCAAGTGAATATAGAAAAG ATGGATGAAACATTATTTTATAAATTTACCCAGCACGCCGATTTGCAGGCGGAACTGTTGGCGACGGGCGACGCAGAGCTTATTGAG GATTCGGACAAAGATGCCTTCTGGGGCGTAGGAGCTGACAGAAAGGGCCGAAATGAACTCGGGAAATGCCTAGAGAGGTTGAGGGCGAAACTCCGTGGCAACGGATGTTAG